One genomic region from Treponema sp. J25 encodes:
- a CDS encoding DUF92 domain-containing protein — MAAFIAWLTKTVTTEGALAGLGLGTVVFVSTGLGGLAVLAAFFVSSTVVGRIRREQKERLGIERIHEKGDRRDAVQVFANGGVGMGSSILYALTEEPLFLVAFFVSFAAATADTWASELGILSRRKPRSIINLKPLERGISGGVSLIGFAASFVGALLIASLVFVVDPSLAPRFWTPVLIGGFMGSLVDSILGATLQAQYRCAQTGRVVERPLSGSLKNRLIKGIPWMNNDMVNFLSILTVTVTISVWFAISQG, encoded by the coding sequence GTGGCGGCCTTTATAGCCTGGCTTACAAAAACCGTCACTACTGAAGGGGCCCTGGCAGGACTTGGTTTGGGGACAGTGGTTTTTGTGAGCACCGGTCTTGGTGGCCTTGCGGTACTGGCCGCATTTTTTGTTTCTTCCACCGTGGTAGGGCGTATTCGGCGGGAACAAAAAGAACGGCTTGGAATTGAGAGGATTCATGAAAAGGGTGACCGACGGGACGCTGTCCAGGTATTTGCCAATGGCGGAGTTGGTATGGGGAGTTCTATTTTATATGCCCTTACGGAAGAGCCTCTTTTTTTAGTGGCCTTTTTTGTATCCTTTGCAGCGGCCACTGCCGATACGTGGGCAAGTGAATTAGGAATTCTAAGCCGGCGAAAGCCTCGATCTATCATCAATCTAAAACCCCTAGAAAGGGGAATTTCCGGAGGAGTAAGCCTTATAGGCTTTGCGGCCTCTTTTGTGGGGGCCCTGCTCATCGCCTCGCTGGTGTTTGTTGTAGATCCTTCCCTGGCGCCACGATTCTGGACTCCCGTTCTTATCGGAGGCTTTATGGGCTCCCTCGTAGATTCAATTTTGGGAGCTACCCTACAGGCTCAATATCGTTGTGCCCAGACAGGACGGGTGGTAGAACGGCCCCTTTCAGGTTCGCTGAAAAATAGGCTTATCAAGGGAATCCCCTGGATGAACAATGATATGGTGAATTTCCTTTCAATCTTAACAGTAACGGTGACCATTTCTGTCTGGTTTGCCATAAGTCAGGGGTAA
- a CDS encoding glycoside hydrolase family 18 protein: MRKFVAHLWKAIGGGVLGILILFSCTTLTSQNAGVQQKVPIKYPKVLVEAYIRTWPLGSTVEDMKKGVYWKAENIKGNYLTDLIIAFALIRDGSSIYIKDMEPDPANPGAPVFSTLWDEVKEVKQKYPHLRVSISVGGYGADGFSDMAIDPKLRSEFVKNVLSWLEKYNLDGVDIDWEYPVGPDWGLPIKTRPEDKDSYVWLLQDLRTALNALGSKTGKVYTLSVAVPASTWFVQKLDVVAISQIVDSMKLMSYDYYGSWSATTGHTANLYNNPADPAWGGWSTDQAVQAYLTAGVPANKIVLGAAFYGRGWKGVPEGETNGLFQKYKEATYLDGISYGDIKKLLNSSRNFVRYWDDVAKAPFIYNGDEFITYSDPQSLQELAQYAEKYGCKGVMYWEYGHDIEGELLESLAQPFIK, from the coding sequence ATGAGAAAATTTGTGGCTCACCTATGGAAAGCAATAGGAGGAGGAGTATTGGGGATTCTAATTTTATTTTCGTGTACTACCCTTACATCACAGAATGCCGGAGTCCAACAAAAGGTTCCTATAAAGTATCCAAAGGTCTTAGTAGAAGCTTATATAAGAACCTGGCCCCTCGGATCTACTGTGGAAGATATGAAAAAGGGAGTTTACTGGAAAGCAGAAAATATTAAAGGAAACTATCTTACCGATCTTATTATTGCTTTTGCTTTGATACGAGACGGTTCTTCTATATATATCAAAGATATGGAGCCTGATCCGGCAAATCCAGGAGCACCCGTTTTTAGTACCCTCTGGGATGAAGTAAAAGAAGTAAAACAAAAATATCCACATCTAAGGGTAAGCATTTCAGTAGGTGGTTATGGGGCCGATGGATTTTCTGATATGGCTATCGACCCAAAACTGAGAAGTGAATTCGTAAAGAATGTTCTTAGTTGGTTAGAAAAATATAATCTTGATGGTGTGGACATTGATTGGGAATATCCTGTTGGTCCTGATTGGGGCTTACCCATCAAAACACGACCAGAGGATAAGGATAGTTATGTATGGTTGTTGCAAGACTTACGCACTGCTTTGAACGCTTTGGGCTCAAAAACAGGGAAAGTATATACCCTTTCAGTGGCGGTTCCGGCGAGTACCTGGTTTGTTCAAAAGTTAGATGTCGTTGCTATTTCCCAGATTGTGGATAGTATGAAGCTTATGTCATATGATTATTATGGCTCCTGGAGCGCTACCACAGGACATACCGCTAACTTGTACAATAATCCGGCAGATCCGGCATGGGGAGGGTGGAGCACCGACCAGGCGGTACAAGCATACCTTACAGCAGGGGTTCCCGCGAATAAAATAGTGCTGGGAGCAGCTTTTTACGGGAGAGGATGGAAAGGGGTTCCTGAAGGCGAAACTAATGGCCTTTTCCAAAAATATAAAGAAGCAACCTATCTTGATGGTATTAGTTATGGAGATATTAAAAAACTTCTTAATTCTTCCCGGAATTTTGTGCGATACTGGGATGATGTTGCAAAGGCTCCGTTTATTTACAATGGGGATGAGTTTATTACCTACAGTGATCCTCAGTCATTACAGGAATTGGCCCAGTATGCCGAGAAATATGGATGTAAAGGGGTCATGTACTGGGAATACGGTCATGACATAGAAGGGGAATTGCTCGAATCTCTCGCTCAACCTTTTATAAAGTAA
- a CDS encoding carotenoid biosynthesis protein: MDFIGNEKKAEPKKIKKAPLFSKLFDAGSQKMESLLLVILGIIFFVGLWGHLLPITRSLMLLFTPYLLLVGGLVVFALTVREQGKALFFWALLTFVITFALEAIGVATGAIFGDYRYGPVLGTHIFGVPPIIGFNWVLVVLGFSRLVRGTFRIRYAPIGALLTALLCVLFDYILEPLAIRLDYWTWTGGDIPLKNYASWFLISLGAALPTWFFKKEPTSLLVQGYILIQAVFFILLRVGLALGGLILF, from the coding sequence ATGGATTTCATCGGTAATGAAAAGAAAGCAGAGCCCAAGAAAATAAAAAAAGCCCCCCTATTTTCTAAATTGTTCGACGCTGGTTCTCAAAAAATGGAGAGCCTATTACTTGTTATTCTGGGGATTATTTTTTTTGTGGGCCTCTGGGGGCATCTCCTGCCCATTACCCGTTCGTTGATGCTGCTTTTTACTCCCTACCTTCTTTTAGTGGGAGGACTTGTGGTTTTTGCCCTTACGGTACGGGAACAGGGGAAGGCCCTTTTTTTCTGGGCCCTGCTTACTTTTGTGATTACCTTTGCCCTTGAGGCAATTGGGGTTGCAACGGGGGCAATCTTTGGGGACTACCGCTACGGCCCGGTGCTCGGAACCCATATTTTTGGGGTTCCCCCCATCATTGGTTTTAACTGGGTGCTCGTGGTGTTGGGTTTTTCTCGCCTTGTGCGGGGCACCTTCCGGATTCGCTACGCCCCCATAGGCGCATTGCTCACGGCCCTTCTCTGTGTGCTCTTTGATTATATCCTGGAACCCCTGGCTATACGGCTCGATTACTGGACCTGGACCGGTGGAGATATCCCCCTTAAAAACTATGCCTCCTGGTTTTTGATTTCCTTGGGTGCCGCCTTACCAACCTGGTTTTTTAAGAAGGAGCCTACGTCTCTGTTGGTACAGGGCTACATCCTTATCCAGGCCGTCTTTTTTATCCTTCTGCGTGTGGGACTTGCCCTGGGAGGTCTCATCCTTTTTTGA
- a CDS encoding phytoene/squalene synthase family protein — protein MEHIPETAGALPLKAYQEATFRRGSKTYFNASRFFPPRLRQRVFALYAFVRRADDFVDSQPQDVEGFYRFRTYTEQALGSISRRSYAGEDPSCRASGFVSGGSSFAKHIAVENSEEALVPSTEGPPQGLAPEDRAVIDAFVDLGKAVGFDPAWTVAFLDAMEADLTKNRYDSLEECLTYMYGSAEVIGLFMSRCMELPEAAHEPARLLGRAMQYINFIRDVEEDRTLGRRYLPLEGEVAEITDPSWAQTHPERFAAWLRGHLNRYREWQRGAVRGYRYIPYRYRIPIMTAADMYFWTADQIEKNPLVVFKRKVKPGKTRIITQFFLNMLRGWKV, from the coding sequence GTGGAACATATACCAGAAACAGCAGGCGCTTTACCGCTAAAGGCCTATCAGGAAGCTACGTTCCGACGGGGGAGTAAAACCTACTTTAATGCAAGTCGCTTTTTCCCCCCCCGACTGCGACAACGGGTGTTTGCCCTGTATGCCTTTGTTCGCCGGGCCGACGACTTTGTGGATTCCCAGCCCCAAGATGTGGAGGGCTTTTACCGATTTCGGACCTACACGGAGCAGGCCCTGGGTAGTATTTCTCGGCGGTCCTACGCGGGAGAAGACCCGTCTTGCAGAGCCTCTGGCTTTGTTTCCGGGGGCTCTTCCTTTGCAAAACACATCGCTGTGGAAAATTCTGAGGAGGCTCTGGTACCGTCTACAGAGGGGCCCCCGCAGGGCCTTGCTCCGGAAGACCGGGCAGTGATAGATGCCTTTGTAGACCTGGGAAAGGCGGTGGGGTTTGATCCAGCCTGGACGGTGGCCTTTCTCGATGCTATGGAGGCGGACCTTACAAAGAATCGTTACGACAGTCTGGAAGAATGTCTTACCTACATGTACGGGTCCGCCGAGGTTATAGGTCTTTTCATGAGCCGCTGTATGGAACTTCCCGAAGCGGCCCATGAGCCAGCCCGTCTTTTGGGGCGGGCCATGCAATATATCAACTTTATCCGGGATGTGGAAGAGGACCGTACGTTGGGACGCCGCTATCTTCCTCTTGAGGGGGAAGTGGCAGAAATTACGGATCCCTCCTGGGCCCAAACCCATCCTGAACGGTTTGCGGCCTGGCTCCGGGGACATTTGAATCGGTATCGGGAGTGGCAACGGGGAGCCGTTAGGGGATATCGGTATATTCCTTACCGCTATCGAATTCCGATTATGACCGCCGCGGATATGTACTTCTGGACCGCTGACCAGATAGAGAAAAATCCCCTCGTGGTTTTTAAAAGAAAAGTGAAGCCCGGCAAAACCCGAATTATTACGCAGTTTTTCCTCAATATGCTGAGGGGCTGGAAGGTGTGA
- the crtI gene encoding phytoene desaturase family protein, producing MDKQVMVIGAGFAGLTTAALLAKEGYRVTILEKCDSPGGRARLWEKDGFAFDMGPSWYLMPEVFDQYFALFGKERSQYYDLVKLKTHYTVHFERHEPVTITSDFEQTKALFETFEAGGGPRLEAYIQNAKYKYDTAMKDFLYREYRHVFQFLNKRLMTEGLRLNVFQALDPYVGRYFKDVRARQILEYAMVFLGASPTNAPALYSLISYLDIADGVYFPVGGMYAIVEGLVKLCNELGVSIEYGAEVTHIDEGEGKTVSVRALKDGQHREYRLDAVVMCGDYAHADRELLDRNKANYSPSYWDRAVLAPSMFIAYLGLNREIPELTHHNLYFSDDWTGHFDTIFKRPAWPENPCFYLSAASKTDRRAAPPGKENLFLLVPTAPGLSDTDEVRRAYYERVLTHVERRLGITIRPYIQVERLFSQRDFAESYHAFKGTALGMAHTLRQTAVFRPAMRSKKIRGLFFAGQYTHPGVGVPMTFIASQVVAPIVDEYLKGKG from the coding sequence ATGGATAAACAGGTGATGGTTATCGGGGCGGGTTTTGCGGGGCTTACTACCGCAGCCTTGCTTGCAAAAGAGGGCTACCGGGTTACTATCCTGGAAAAATGCGATTCCCCGGGAGGACGGGCGCGGCTCTGGGAAAAGGATGGCTTTGCCTTTGATATGGGGCCCTCCTGGTACCTTATGCCCGAGGTATTTGACCAATACTTTGCGCTCTTTGGGAAGGAACGGTCCCAATACTATGATCTGGTAAAGCTTAAAACCCACTATACCGTCCATTTTGAACGGCACGAGCCGGTTACGATAACCAGCGATTTTGAACAAACGAAGGCCCTGTTCGAAACCTTTGAAGCCGGTGGTGGCCCGCGTCTAGAAGCTTATATCCAGAACGCCAAATACAAGTACGATACGGCCATGAAGGACTTCCTGTACCGGGAATACCGCCACGTGTTCCAGTTCTTAAACAAACGCCTCATGACCGAAGGGCTCAGGCTCAACGTATTCCAGGCCCTGGATCCCTATGTGGGTCGTTATTTTAAGGATGTTCGGGCCCGGCAAATCCTGGAGTATGCCATGGTCTTCCTGGGTGCTAGTCCTACCAATGCCCCGGCCCTGTATTCGCTCATTTCTTATCTTGATATTGCCGATGGGGTCTATTTCCCCGTGGGTGGTATGTATGCCATTGTGGAGGGCCTGGTGAAACTCTGTAACGAGTTGGGTGTCTCCATAGAGTATGGCGCCGAGGTTACCCATATTGATGAGGGGGAAGGGAAGACGGTGTCCGTTCGGGCCCTTAAGGATGGCCAGCATCGGGAGTATCGATTGGATGCGGTGGTTATGTGCGGTGACTATGCCCATGCGGACCGGGAACTTCTGGATCGAAACAAGGCCAATTATAGCCCTTCCTACTGGGACCGGGCGGTGCTTGCGCCGAGTATGTTTATTGCCTATCTGGGATTGAACCGGGAAATCCCCGAACTAACCCATCACAATCTATATTTTTCCGACGATTGGACCGGTCACTTTGATACCATTTTTAAACGACCCGCCTGGCCGGAAAATCCCTGTTTTTACCTTTCGGCGGCCTCTAAGACCGACCGCCGGGCGGCGCCCCCCGGTAAGGAAAACCTCTTTCTTCTCGTTCCCACGGCGCCGGGACTCTCCGACACCGATGAGGTCCGGCGGGCCTACTACGAAAGGGTTCTAACCCATGTGGAACGACGGCTGGGAATTACTATTCGGCCGTATATTCAGGTGGAGCGGCTCTTTTCCCAGCGGGACTTTGCCGAATCGTATCATGCCTTTAAAGGGACTGCCCTGGGCATGGCCCATACCCTGAGGCAGACCGCGGTGTTCCGTCCTGCCATGCGAAGTAAAAAGATCCGGGGGCTCTTTTTTGCAGGTCAGTACACCCATCCGGGAGTAGGGGTTCCCATGACCTTTATTGCTTCCCAGGTGGTGGCTCCCATTGTGGATGAGTATCTAAAGGGGAAGGGCTAG